CCTCAGTCCCTCCCTCTGCTGTTAATAAGTAATAGTATTCTCCATGCTTATAAATTTGAGGTGCCTCAGTTTTTTTGTACTCTGTTCCATTAAAAATTTTATATGTGTCACCGATAAGTTCTTTTTTTTCATCATCAAACTCCTGTAGAACTATTCCGCAGGATCTATTTCTTTCATTTATGCGATAATCCCATATTTCATTTACTAGCCACTTTCTTCCATCATCATCATGAAATAATGCTGGATCAAAGCCTGAACTATTTAAATAAACTGGATCACTCCAAGGTCCTTTTATATCCTTCGCTGTTATTAAATAGTTGTTTACATCTTTAAATGGTACCTTTGTACTTTTAACATCTGTATAAACAAGGTAAAACGTACCCTTAGAGTAAGTTAAATGTGGAGCCCAAATACTACAGCCCTTTGGATTTCCCTTTAAATTAGTTAACCTTTCATTTGTCAAAACCGAAGTTAAATATCTCCAATTAACTAAATCATAGGACTCATATACTCTTATTCCTGGCAACCATTCAAAGGTTGAAACAACTATATAATATTTCCCTTCTGCTTTTACTATACAAGGATCTGGGTTAAAGCCTTCAAGAATTGGATTATGAATAAATTGCATAAAATTCACCTCTTATAAAATTAAATTCCTTCCTTTTGTAATTCTAAAGCATTTCTTTTTTGTAATTCTGCTGAAATTTTAGAATATGTGTCTTTATCTAGATTATAGAATCTCATACAGAAAATAGCTACTGCATATAGACAAATAGGTATTATAGCAGTTGTAATTAAAATACCGTGAAGAGCTGATGGAGTCTGTGATTTATGTGCAACATATCCACTAGCAGCTAGAACAATGCCTGGAATCATACCTCCTAGTGCATTACCACATTTAAAGAAGAAACCTATAACTGCATAAATCATACCTCCTAAACGCTTATTTGTTTTCCATTCACCATACTCAACAGTTTCAGGAATAAGTGCCCACATATACGCACTAATCATTCCATTTCCAACAGATGCTATTCCTCTTGAAATAAATATAGGGACAATCCAAGTTTTTGGTAAAATAAAAAGTCCTACCATCCCCACAATATCTGTAATTATTGAAATTGTCATAAGCTGTTTCTTACTCAATTTTCTACTTAACCAAGGTATAAAAGGAATTATAATCAGTGCAGGAAAGGTACCTATTGCTGAATACCATTTAACTAAATTAGCTTTTCCAACATAATAAGTTACATAATAAACTCCAGTTGCACTAACAATAGATTTTACTCCATAAATAACAAGAAAAAATATAGCTAAAACCACTAAAGGTCTGTTTACTCTAAATTGTTCAAAAATATCACTAAATTTTATCTTTTGATGTGAAGAAGGAACTTTAACTCTTTCTTTTGTTGACTTAAAACATATAAGTAATAAAATTCCTCCAGTACTTCCAATAATAAGCATAGTTAATTGCCAACTTTTTGAGAGGCTCATTGATTTCGAAAAGGTATCTGCAAGTAATGGTACACAAAAGGCAACAATAACTTGACCAATATTAGCTAAAAATGTTCTAAAGGTTGTTATACTTACGGATTCATGTTGATCCTGTGTCATTGCAGAAGTTAAAGCACCA
The Clostridium felsineum DSM 794 DNA segment above includes these coding regions:
- a CDS encoding MFS transporter, whose protein sequence is MKKNAANSISVREKIGYGFGDFACNLVYASISSYLLFFYTDVFGIASSAAAFMFFIVRIIDAVSDPIVGIIIDKTNTKYGKFRPFLLYGAIPFAILAILCFTTPSLHGGAKLLYAYATYIALSVCYTLVNVPYGALTSAMTQDQHESVSITTFRTFLANIGQVIVAFCVPLLADTFSKSMSLSKSWQLTMLIIGSTGGILLLICFKSTKERVKVPSSHQKIKFSDIFEQFRVNRPLVVLAIFFLVIYGVKSIVSATGVYYVTYYVGKANLVKWYSAIGTFPALIIIPFIPWLSRKLSKKQLMTISIITDIVGMVGLFILPKTWIVPIFISRGIASVGNGMISAYMWALIPETVEYGEWKTNKRLGGMIYAVIGFFFKCGNALGGMIPGIVLAASGYVAHKSQTPSALHGILITTAIIPICLYAVAIFCMRFYNLDKDTYSKISAELQKRNALELQKEGI